From the genome of Triticum aestivum cultivar Chinese Spring chromosome 3B, IWGSC CS RefSeq v2.1, whole genome shotgun sequence, one region includes:
- the LOC123071096 gene encoding rop guanine nucleotide exchange factor 12-like yields MPQRFWKLVLEKDMSGGGKGVSTAAAIGIRIDFLSFHRLEHLPVEKVARAEMDSLLWVYDYIVEFFQYKDILHAQGLSTREVRNRNMSTMA; encoded by the exons ATGCCACAGAGGTTCTGGAAGCTCGTGCTCGAGAAGGACATGTCTGGTGGCGGCAAGGGCGTCTCCACCGCCGCTGCCATAG GCATCCGCATCGATTTCTTGAGTTTCCACAGGCTGGAGCATCTGCCGGTGGAGAAGGTGGCGAGAGCCGAGATGGACAGCCTGCTCTGGGTCTATGACTACATCGTCGAGTTCTTCCAATACAAGGACATCCTGCATGCCCAGGGGCTCTCAACACGAGAGGTGAGAAATCGAAACATGAGTACCATGGCCTGA